One Ensifer adhaerens genomic window, CAGCGTCTAAAGGCAGATCAGTAACGTTCTGAACGGCAGGGATCCTGAGGACAAGACGGATATCCGGCTTATTGGCGCATCGCTTCATAAAGGGTGGCTGCGGCGGGCTCTTCGTAGACTTCGTCAACAAGGTCGAAACCGCTTCAGGCAGAGCCTGGCCGACCAGTTGTGCGGAAACAGTAGCGCCGTCATCGGCGCTACCACGGATCTCACGCTCAAGACCATCCGCGCGATCGTCCCGGGCTGAGGGGATCAGAAGCTCGGCCGTAGGGTCGAGAAATATGTCGGCCACGACCCGCCGATGCGCACCAGGCAACGCCGCGCCTTCGTCGACCAGTTGCAGTGGCTAACGGATCCGGACGCGGACAAGAGTTTCAAGACGCAGAAAGGCAAGTCGCGTTTCTGGTCGGAGCCCGGCGAAATGGGGTTCCGTCAGACGGATTAGCCTTTTCATTGTCACGAATCTCGTGTTGCCTGCAGCAGTTGGAGGTAACAGGAGGTTTCATGCGGCGGCGATCTTTCCTTCAGGTTGGAATGCTGGCGGCGGCGGACAATAGCGCCGCGCATTTAACCAATGGTGCGTCTTTCTATTCTGACCTGATCGATGATCTCGGCAGGACGGCCATGACCAATCCATATCCCATCCCCCGCAGCTCTCGGCAGACTGATGTGCTCGTCGGCAACGGCGGCAAGGTATACGGGCCCTTCGACGGGTTTCAGATCTTCGACACCGAGGACGTGGTCGTCTGGTCGCGCGGCAGCGCTGCGGCTGCCTTTGAGAGAGAGGCGGTCACTGTTGCCAAGGTTGGCGGGCTTTCCTTCGACTTCTTCACGATCACGTTTGCGGCGAACGTGCCTGCGACAACGGAATTCGTGGTCTCGTCCGAGCGAGTGGCCGAACGCGCCGTCGGCGTCAAGAAGGGAACCATGCTCGACATGACGGCTCTGGAGAAGGAGCTGTCAAAACAGGCAACCGTGCTGCAGGAACTGCGTCGCGATCTCGATCGCGCCCTTAAGGTGCAGTTCCATCACCCGCCGGCTGCGGTGCCCGGCCCTCAGGACAATCGCGTTCTGGGTTGGCGCGGAGGGAGACTCGCCAACGTCGATCCGGCCGAGTTCATCAACCATGCGGGCTTCGCAACGGCAGAGCAAGGGTTCAAAGCTGATAGGGCGCTGCAGCCTGGGGCGTCCGGTACCGAGATCGGCTTCGTCAGGGCTGAAGCTGGCGCTGTGGTGCGGACCGCGCTGGACAAGGCACGCGAGCGGAAATCGTTGCTTGATTTCATTCCCTTCGATCTCCACGCGTGCATCATCGCCGGGACGAATACTCAGGATTTGACGAGCTACATCAACTCTGCACTCGCGACCGGCGGTATCATCGATACCCTGAAGTACACCTATCTGACCAAGAGCCGGCTTCTACCTGTCCCGGGCACCCGGCTTATCGGCCACGGCACCTTCAAAGCGATCTTCAACAGCGATGCCGACAAGTTCAACGACAGCGCGGCCGGCGATGGGTTGAACATGATGATTCGCCTTTGCTCAGACTTTCGCGTGGATAGCGGCATTACATTCGATGGCAGCTCGATCACTACTTCAAATTTCTGGCTTTATGGCGCCCGCAACGCTGCGGCTGTCAATGACCTCATCTTTGATGCCACCATCGAAAACGTCTCGTTCACCGGCATTGACATCAGCCGGAACGGTGGAGCGTGGGCGAACTCAGATATCGCTGTGCGCGGTCGAATTGAAAACTGCGGTTGGTCAGGCGCCAATTTGGAAGGCGTCACCAGCCTGGATCACAGTGGACTGAGCGTATATCGCACAGGTTGGGTAGGGATATTCGTCGGTCATTGTTTCAATGTCGTGGGTGACGGCTTTGAAGCAAACAAGGGGGTGCCACCCTATCGCATCTACAACGGACCTGGGAGCATTGGCGGGGGAGAAGGCGGATTCCTCTTCGGGCATTTTGGAAACCATACGGCGCGGTGGACGAACTTCCTGCTCTACGATAACCGCAACGCCGCGTTCGACGGTTTTGGTATCGGTGAAGATGGTTCACTCTTGGACGCTGAAAGCACGAACATCTATGCGCAGGGTCAGATTTGGTATGCTGGCCTTTTCGGCTTTGATGTTTCGAGCGATATGGTGGCGGACATTCAAGTCTGGTTCCCGACCCATCAAGGTATCCAAATCGGCCTAGACCTCGGCGGGACACTCGCGAACATTGATATCCGTGCGCAGGTTTATAACAACCAGAACGACGAGGCTGCGCGTTTCTCGGCCACCGGGCCAGCCGTGCGAAATTGCTCCATTACGAAAGGATCAAACTCGGTTACGGTCAATAGCGGCACAGGCTTCTTTCTGGAGCCCGGACAGAAGATCACGGGCATAGGCATGCCAGCAAACGCTTATGTCGGGACCGTGGTCGGCAATACCGTGACGATGGTCACGACACCTGGCGGTAGCACTCCCGCCAACGCAACGGCCGCCTACGGTTCAGTTTCCCTGACGTTCAGGGGCATCGTCAATTTCGTGAACATCAGGCTCGATATCCGAGCCGTCAATTGCATTTATGGCGTCGGCATCGAAAGCGGCGCCGATGGGTACGCGACATATAGCAATTGTGAAGTGGTTGGTGATCTATCCACCGTTAGCGTGGACAGCGTACGCCCTCTGAATGGTGACTATCCGTCCGGCATGGCCGTGAAGGCATCGAAATACAAAACGTCAGCGATCGGCAAATCCACTCCTAACTTTTCAGCTATTGGGAACGACACCTTCCTGCTTAACGGCGGCGGGACATTGAATGCGATCACTGGCGGCTACGACAAGCAAGAGATAACGGTATACGTCAACGTCTCCGACGTGATCCTGAATTGCGATTGGAATGACGTTGGCGGCAACGGCCCCAATCGTCTCGTTGGCGGCGGGAACGCAGAGATCATTGTCAAAGCGGGAGGTCGTTTCAAGGGGAGTTATCGCCAGGGTGTCGGTTGGTACATTTGGGGCGTGATCCAGGTCGTCCCGTGGATCTAAGCTACGATTCTGACGCCTTCGTGATGGTTCGAGGTCGGCCGATCCATCAGTCTCATCGCCTCCTTGCAAAGATGCTCCCAGGCCCCAGGTAAACATTCATCCGCTCGGTCATAGCGGGCAAAGCGCTCGATATAGCTTTCAATGTTCGGGTCTGCCATAGGACTGCGGAAATATTCGGACACCGCTGTCCATGTTTACCTCCGCCTGGGAGACGACAGCGCCGAGTTCCGGAAAATCTTAACATACAGGCGCGGAGACAATCGTTTCAGGTTCCTGCCTTCGGATCATCTTGGATGGGACGGAGTCACGGGCTGTGTCACTAAAAGCGAAAGCGTGAAAGCACGCGCTGGAGCGACTCATGAAGCTTCCAAGCCACGGTTGACCGCATTGCGTCAATCTCATGCGACTTTTCCACAACTCTGGCGTTGGCGTCAGCAAGAAGCTCATTCGTTTGCTGATTTGCGAGCCTGAGGGCATGAGACTTGTCTTCCAGCACCGAAAAGTCGTGCTTGAAGGCATTGGCAAGATCCAACGCCTCCGCGAGCTCTTCGAGTGTTGTTGATAGTTGGCCATGGAGCTCAGTGAGTTCAGCTCGAACGGCAGATAATTGCCCCTCATTTTCCGCATACGCGGGCCGCACAATCTGAATGTCTTCCCAGGCCAGCCGCGCGATCAAATCGTTTGTCGCGCTCCGAACTATATCGCTCCACCCCTGCGGATCCGCACGCATCAGGTCGGCGTAGATGCTTTGTTCAGTTTCACCGTCCGGAATTGAAACGCGCAACGGAGTTGGCCACCAGCACGCGCGATCAGCAATATCCAACGCTGTCGCGAACTCGGGCATTCGCGCATACCGAGACGTCATTCTCTTGGCGCTGAAGTGGAGGACAGTTGGTGTGCGACAATAGAAAATGGGCCGACTTGAGTTCTCTCGAATTATTCTTCCCCAGAGAAGCCAATCAGCGGCCGATGCAACATCCTCAGGCCAAACATCTCGGACCGGAAGGCCATCGGCTCGGTAGAGAAAGCAACTCGCTGGAATGCTGTTCCGTTGTTGCAAAAAAGTGTTCAGCTCATCGGTAGCCGTTAAGTTCGTCAGAAATGGAGCGGCGATTCCGTCGGTAGACACCCAAAGCGCCTGACTATACGCCAGTGCGCCGCCCGCGTCCTGCCCGCTTAACAGCCGCTCCAAATGGTCGGGGAACAGGAGGTCGTCGTCGGCCGCGAAGCCTATGTACTTTCCTCGGGACTCCCGGAGGGCAACGTTTCGATTTGCGTAGCCAAAGTATGGCGCCTTAGGAAGGTCGAAGAAGCGGATGCGAGGATCGTCGAAGCTTGCGACGACTTCCGCGGTGCCGGCTACACACCCGTCACCTACCACAAGCAGCTCGAAGTCGCCCATCGTCTGCGCCAGCACCGACTGGATCGCGAATCCAATCACATCCACCCGGGTATGCGTGGGCATCAAAATCGAGACGAGCGGCCCGCTTACCATCCCTTGGCATCCCCAAAGCTGTATGGAATTAAGTCGGTATCTAGCGGAAGTCTGTATTTATCAGGCTTCGAATGGTCGTATTGGATCGTTGGAAAATTCACTACCACGACGTCCGAAGACCCGATGTTGCGGTCAGCATGCCAAACGAACTTAGGCACGTTGACAAGGCGCGGCTGACTACCGGACAGGTAGATCTTGCAGACCTTGCCGCACGTGCTCGACTCTGGCCTCGGATCGAATAGTACGAGCTCCAATTCGCCACTCAAAACGAAGTAACGGTCCTCGTGTTGCTTGTGCAGGCCCCATCCTTTCACCATTCCAGGACGGACCGTGAATACGTAAGAAAAGACGAGTGGATCGGGATGCCATCCCCATCGTGGGTCGAAGAGTTCGGTTACGCTTCCCCGGTCGTCATGATGCCGGATACTCTCGTAGAACGACATGCCATCGAGCAGCGGCGCCGTGCTGCGCCCTTCTTCATCAACTGTCCGTTGATCTTGAACCGCAGCCTGCAATGTCTGCTGAAGCAGATCCGAAGTGCCGGCGCCTAGGTCGTCACGCATTAATTTCGCCCCCTCGTTTGAGAGGCTTCTATTACATGTTTGGTTTTTGCGTGCCACTATTCTCAGCCACCGACGGCCTCCCGCCCGCAACCCTTCTACCACATCGGCAACACACAGGATTCCTGTCTTCTGCCGAAACTCACCCTGGACTCCGTTCCGGCTGTTTGGCGGAGGCGATGACGAAGGACCAGTGATGACAATACCGGTCGCCCCGCCGCTACCTTTCCCTCAGTGGAGAAGTTCGGCGCAGCCAAAATCGGCCTTGCTGACTAAAGGGCCGACGTTACACCACCGCACGTGATCGAAATCGATCTTGCCAATGGTGTTCGCATGCGAGTCTGCGCCTTCGTCAACGAACCTTGAAGACGCAGTTCGAAAACCCGTTGTCCCACGGCTGGGGTCGTCAGCACATCGTGTGCCAACCCTTATGCCGGTTGATAGACTCTGCCGATCAATCTCAAAAGCCAATGCCAGCTGTGAAACGGATTTCGCAACCTTGTTTACCGAACCAAGAATCGTTCTCCCTGGCCGATGCGCTCGCGCCAATAGTTGAGAAGGTCAAGCATCGTCGTTTCAAATGGAATTAATGGTTCCCACCCTGTGACCGCCTTGAACTTGGTGGTGTTCGGCACCTGAAGATCGGCATCGATAGGACGTAGACGAGCAGGATCAGTTTCTATGCGAATTGAATCCCTGAGCGTGGACATTGAAATCAGCGTCTTCAGCATATCCTCCACAGAACAAGTGAAGGGGCCGCCAATGTTATAGTATGCCCCGGGAGTTGGGTTTATGGTTACCAGCATGTAGTAACCCCGCACAGCGTCGCGAACGTCTGCCCATGTCCGCAGTGAGTTCAGGTTCCCGGTCTTTACCACTGGTGGAATAATGCCAGCTTCGATCATGGCAATTTGCTTCGCGAATGTCGATTCCGCAAAAACATCACCACGACGGGGGCCGGTATGTGTAAACATGCGGGTGGTCATAACCGTCATGCCGTAGGCTTCGCCATAATAGCGACCGATGAGATCTGTGCCGACCTTCGATATGGCATATGGAGATGCCGGATGGAACGTACATTCCTCGTCGATTGGAAGTTTTTCCTTTGGTACCCGACCGAAGACCTCCGACGAAGCGCACACATGGATGATCGCACCCGCGGCATGCTTGCGCAATGCGGAAAGGAGACGCTCCGTGCCTTCGATATTGGTATCGTAGGTTTCGATTGGAGCCTCGAAGCTGGTTTTAGGATAGCTCTGTGCCGCCAAGTGGAACACGAAGTCTGGCTCTGCTTCCCTAACCGCATGATCGATAGACAGCGAATCTCGCAAGTCGCCATAAACCAAGTGTACACGGTCTTTAT contains:
- a CDS encoding glycosyltransferase family 2 protein; its protein translation is MVSGPLVSILMPTHTRVDVIGFAIQSVLAQTMGDFELLVVGDGCVAGTAEVVASFDDPRIRFFDLPKAPYFGYANRNVALRESRGKYIGFAADDDLLFPDHLERLLSGQDAGGALAYSQALWVSTDGIAAPFLTNLTATDELNTFLQQRNSIPASCFLYRADGLPVRDVWPEDVASAADWLLWGRIIRENSSRPIFYCRTPTVLHFSAKRMTSRYARMPEFATALDIADRACWWPTPLRVSIPDGETEQSIYADLMRADPQGWSDIVRSATNDLIARLAWEDIQIVRPAYAENEGQLSAVRAELTELHGQLSTTLEELAEALDLANAFKHDFSVLEDKSHALRLANQQTNELLADANARVVEKSHEIDAMRSTVAWKLHESLQRVLSRFRF
- a CDS encoding dTDP-4-dehydrorhamnose 3,5-epimerase family protein: MRDDLGAGTSDLLQQTLQAAVQDQRTVDEEGRSTAPLLDGMSFYESIRHHDDRGSVTELFDPRWGWHPDPLVFSYVFTVRPGMVKGWGLHKQHEDRYFVLSGELELVLFDPRPESSTCGKVCKIYLSGSQPRLVNVPKFVWHADRNIGSSDVVVVNFPTIQYDHSKPDKYRLPLDTDLIPYSFGDAKGW
- a CDS encoding GDP-mannose 4,6-dehydratase codes for the protein MKKRAFITGFTGMVGSHLADFLLENTDWDIYGLIRWRSPLDNIAHLLTRINNKDRVHLVYGDLRDSLSIDHAVREAEPDFVFHLAAQSYPKTSFEAPIETYDTNIEGTERLLSALRKHAAGAIIHVCASSEVFGRVPKEKLPIDEECTFHPASPYAISKVGTDLIGRYYGEAYGMTVMTTRMFTHTGPRRGDVFAESTFAKQIAMIEAGIIPPVVKTGNLNSLRTWADVRDAVRGYYMLVTINPTPGAYYNIGGPFTCSVEDMLKTLISMSTLRDSIRIETDPARLRPIDADLQVPNTTKFKAVTGWEPLIPFETTMLDLLNYWRERIGQGERFLVR